A window from Caulobacter sp. X encodes these proteins:
- the pyrF gene encoding orotidine-5'-phosphate decarboxylase, whose product MTADPRLIVPLDLPTVEEARDMVERLGDAVSFYKIGLELLASDGMTLARELKASGKSIFLDWKLHDIGATVERSARVLAQSGCDLLTVHAEPQVMKSAVLARGSSSLKILAVTVLTSLTDADLIEMGYAFGARELVERRVRQAIDCGVDGIVSSPHEAGLAREIATAAGRPDFLIVTPGVRPFWAAKNDQARAATPEAAIRAGASHLVCGRPITAANDPREAALKVIAEIAGV is encoded by the coding sequence ATGACCGCCGACCCGCGCCTGATCGTGCCGCTCGACCTGCCCACCGTCGAGGAGGCCCGCGACATGGTCGAGCGCCTGGGCGACGCGGTCAGCTTCTACAAGATCGGCCTGGAGCTCTTGGCCAGCGACGGCATGACCCTGGCCCGTGAGCTGAAGGCCAGCGGCAAGTCGATCTTCCTCGACTGGAAGCTCCACGACATCGGCGCCACGGTCGAGCGCTCGGCCCGCGTGCTGGCCCAGAGCGGCTGTGATTTGCTGACCGTCCACGCCGAGCCCCAGGTGATGAAGTCGGCGGTTCTGGCGCGGGGTTCGTCGTCGCTGAAGATCCTGGCCGTCACCGTGCTGACCAGCCTGACCGACGCGGACCTGATCGAGATGGGCTACGCCTTCGGGGCTCGCGAACTGGTCGAGCGCCGCGTGCGCCAGGCGATCGACTGCGGCGTCGACGGCATCGTCTCCTCGCCGCACGAAGCGGGTCTCGCCCGCGAGATCGCCACGGCGGCCGGCCGCCCGGACTTCCTGATCGTCACCCCCGGCGTGCGCCCCTTCTGGGCGGCCAAGAACGACCAGGCCCGCGCCGCCACGCCCGAAGCCGCCATCCGCGCCGGCGCCAGCCATCTGGTCTGCGGCCGCCCGATCACGGCCGCCAACGACCCGCGCGAGGCGGCGCTGAAGGTGATCGCGGAGATCGCGGGGGTTTGA
- the ggt gene encoding gamma-glutamyltransferase has translation MRLFARLVASFAAAFLLTAPPVHAASPKARPVAARALTAGAVASPDRYGALAAQEILKAGGNAIDAAVATGFALAVTYPEAGNLGGGGFMTVYMNGKPYFLDYRETAPAAATADMYLGPDGQVIEGLSLFGNLAAGTPGTVRGLAMAHKRFGRLPWARVLAPAIRYARDGFLVNDQFAGMLSREVPPEFQKTNFRAYFPPTKAGTMFKQPELAATLQRIAQQGDKGFYEGKTAELIVAQMARGERKGLITKADLAGYKAVWRAPVTAKWRGYDVITAPPPSSGGIALMQMLLMKQDAAPLFKGQALNGEKYVHLVSEIEKRVFADRAEYLGDPDFVKVPVSNLIDPAYVARRAKEIDPDKPSATKAVTPGLGKLETTHYSIVDKWGNAVSNTYTINGWFGSGVVVQGAGFLLNDEMDDFSAKPGAPNMFGVVGGSANAIGPLKRPLSSMTPTILTKDGRVAMVIGTPGGSTIFTSVFQVLANVYDFDLSLQDAQKQPRFHHQLLPENTIIVEKFAPPAAGVKSALEGKGYKFVEHSRIGDIAAIQVRGRTPVPEPDPRARGVGLVVK, from the coding sequence TTGCGCCTGTTCGCCCGTCTCGTCGCGAGTTTCGCGGCCGCGTTCCTGCTGACCGCGCCGCCGGTCCATGCCGCGTCGCCGAAGGCCAGGCCCGTCGCCGCTCGCGCCCTGACCGCCGGGGCCGTGGCCTCGCCGGATCGCTACGGCGCCCTGGCGGCCCAGGAAATCCTCAAGGCCGGCGGCAACGCGATCGATGCGGCGGTGGCGACTGGTTTCGCCCTGGCGGTGACCTATCCCGAGGCCGGCAATCTGGGCGGCGGCGGGTTCATGACCGTGTACATGAACGGCAAGCCCTACTTCCTCGACTATCGCGAGACGGCCCCGGCGGCGGCCACGGCCGACATGTACCTGGGCCCCGACGGCCAGGTGATCGAGGGGCTGTCGCTGTTCGGCAATCTGGCGGCGGGGACCCCGGGCACGGTGCGGGGCCTGGCCATGGCGCACAAGCGCTTCGGCAGGCTGCCTTGGGCGCGGGTGCTGGCCCCGGCGATCCGCTACGCCCGCGACGGCTTCCTGGTGAACGACCAGTTCGCCGGCATGCTGAGCCGCGAGGTGCCGCCCGAGTTCCAGAAGACCAATTTCCGCGCCTATTTCCCGCCAACCAAGGCCGGGACGATGTTCAAGCAGCCCGAGCTGGCCGCGACGCTGCAGCGGATCGCCCAGCAGGGCGATAAGGGCTTCTACGAGGGCAAGACCGCCGAGCTGATCGTGGCCCAGATGGCGCGCGGCGAGCGCAAGGGGCTGATCACCAAGGCCGATCTGGCCGGCTACAAGGCCGTCTGGCGCGCGCCGGTGACGGCCAAGTGGCGCGGCTATGACGTGATCACCGCCCCGCCGCCCAGCTCGGGCGGGATCGCCCTGATGCAGATGCTGCTGATGAAGCAGGACGCCGCGCCGCTGTTCAAGGGCCAGGCGCTGAACGGCGAAAAGTACGTCCACCTGGTTTCGGAGATCGAGAAGCGCGTCTTCGCCGACCGCGCCGAGTATCTGGGCGACCCCGACTTCGTGAAGGTCCCGGTCTCGAACCTGATCGATCCGGCTTACGTCGCCCGCCGCGCCAAGGAGATCGATCCCGACAAGCCCTCGGCGACCAAGGCGGTGACGCCGGGCCTCGGGAAGCTGGAGACCACCCACTATTCGATCGTCGACAAGTGGGGTAACGCCGTCTCGAACACCTACACGATCAACGGCTGGTTCGGCTCGGGCGTGGTGGTGCAGGGCGCGGGCTTCCTGCTCAACGACGAGATGGACGACTTCTCGGCCAAGCCCGGCGCGCCCAACATGTTCGGGGTGGTGGGCGGCAGCGCCAACGCCATTGGGCCGCTGAAGCGGCCGCTATCGTCGATGACCCCCACGATCCTGACCAAGGACGGCCGCGTGGCCATGGTGATCGGCACGCCCGGCGGCTCGACCATCTTCACCTCGGTGTTCCAGGTGCTGGCGAACGTCTACGACTTCGACCTGTCGCTGCAGGACGCGCAGAAGCAGCCGCGCTTCCACCACCAGCTGCTGCCGGAAAACACCATCATCGTCGAAAAGTTCGCCCCGCCGGCGGCCGGGGTGAAGAGCGCGCTCGAGGGCAAGGGCTACAAGTTCGTCGAGCACTCGCGGATTGGCGACATCGCGGCGATCCAGGTGCGCGGACGCACGCCGGTTCCCGAGCCCGATCCCCGCGCGCGCGGGGTGGGGTTGGTGGTGAAATAG
- a CDS encoding LON peptidase substrate-binding domain-containing protein, whose product MPAVYRKLGDLPLVIPVFPLDGVLLLPGGQLPLNIFEPRYLNMLDDAMSGERIIGMIQTRPGGDHQRPALAPVGCAGRVTSFAETSDGRYLITLTGLCRFKAGEELPVRTPYRQMRVDFTPYEPDLREDGAGERTAADIDRLLVALRRYLDHRGLAIDWGDAESAPSDALINSLAMALPFDPMEKQALLEAETIFERKATLTALLEIDAASSDDDEPTSIQ is encoded by the coding sequence ATGCCGGCCGTCTATCGAAAGCTTGGCGACCTACCCCTGGTGATCCCGGTCTTTCCCTTGGACGGCGTGCTGCTGCTGCCGGGCGGTCAGCTGCCGCTGAACATCTTCGAGCCGCGCTATCTCAACATGCTGGACGACGCCATGTCCGGCGAGCGGATCATCGGCATGATCCAGACACGGCCGGGCGGCGACCACCAGCGGCCGGCCCTGGCGCCGGTCGGCTGCGCCGGACGCGTCACCAGCTTCGCCGAGACCAGCGACGGCCGCTACCTGATCACCCTGACGGGTCTCTGCCGCTTCAAGGCCGGCGAGGAGCTGCCGGTGCGCACGCCCTACCGGCAGATGCGCGTCGACTTCACGCCCTACGAGCCGGACCTGCGCGAGGACGGCGCCGGCGAGCGCACCGCCGCCGACATCGACCGGCTGCTGGTCGCCCTGCGCCGCTATCTCGACCACCGGGGCCTGGCCATCGACTGGGGCGACGCCGAGAGCGCGCCCTCCGACGCCCTGATCAACAGCCTGGCCATGGCCCTGCCCTTCGACCCGATGGAGAAGCAGGCCCTGCTGGAGGCCGAGACCATCTTCGAGCGCAAGGCGACCCTTACGGCGTTGCTGGAGATCGACGCGGCCAGCAGCGACGATGACGAACCGACCTCTATTCAATAG
- a CDS encoding Trm112 family protein translates to MTQAAPPPVDVDPRLLEVLVCPVTRGPLEYDRAAGELISRSAKLAYPIRDGVPIMLPEEARELSE, encoded by the coding sequence ATGACCCAAGCCGCCCCGCCCCCCGTCGATGTCGATCCGCGCCTGCTGGAAGTGCTGGTGTGCCCCGTGACCCGCGGCCCGCTGGAATACGACCGCGCCGCCGGCGAGCTGATCAGCCGCTCGGCCAAGCTGGCCTATCCGATCCGCGACGGCGTGCCGATCATGCTGCCCGAAGAGGCGCGGGAGCTCAGCGAGTAG
- a CDS encoding MarC family protein, translated as MTEAKLAVNFFVALFALIDPIGNVPLFAAATLGAAAAGRRMVAVYIGLFMTAFLIFFYFTGVGLLAFFGISMPAFRIAGGIILFILGLDMVRDDFTTMFADAAEGLEDQSPRAYARKRFERLIVPFAMPLLIGPGAISTVIIYAAEARPLGLAGAGIGVAVIAAVSLVVVAAFWAAPLISRALGRIGMSIVVRVLGLILCALAVQFVIVGVGDATRGLVRADAKAPYAEKK; from the coding sequence ATGACCGAGGCCAAACTCGCCGTCAACTTCTTCGTCGCCCTGTTCGCCCTGATCGACCCGATCGGCAACGTGCCGCTGTTCGCCGCCGCCACCCTGGGCGCGGCCGCGGCGGGGCGGCGGATGGTGGCCGTCTATATCGGCCTGTTCATGACCGCGTTCCTGATCTTCTTCTATTTCACGGGCGTGGGCCTCCTGGCCTTCTTCGGCATCTCGATGCCGGCCTTCCGGATCGCCGGCGGCATCATCCTGTTCATTCTGGGCCTGGACATGGTGCGCGACGACTTCACCACCATGTTCGCCGACGCGGCCGAGGGGCTGGAGGACCAGTCGCCGCGCGCCTATGCCCGCAAGCGGTTCGAGCGGCTGATCGTGCCGTTCGCCATGCCGCTGCTGATCGGGCCCGGCGCGATCTCGACCGTGATCATCTACGCCGCCGAGGCGAGGCCCCTGGGCCTGGCCGGGGCGGGCATCGGGGTGGCGGTGATCGCCGCCGTCTCGCTGGTCGTCGTGGCCGCCTTCTGGGCCGCGCCGCTGATCAGCCGGGCGCTGGGCCGGATCGGCATGAGCATCGTGGTCCGGGTGCTGGGCCTGATCCTCTGCGCCCTGGCGGTGCAGTTCGTCATCGTCGGCGTGGGCGACGCCACGCGCGGCCTCGTCCGCGCCGACGCCAAGGCCCCTTACGCGGAAAAGAAGTAG
- a CDS encoding prolyl-tRNA synthetase associated domain-containing protein, which yields MKTRADLFAFFDAHGVDHKTLDHPPVFRVEEGLEIKAALPGGHTKNLFLKDAKGQLWLISALGETRIDLKKLHHVIGSGRLSFGPEAMMLETLGVTPGSVTAFGLINDTDKRVRFVLDKALADSDPVNFHPLKNDATTAVSQAGFRKFLAALEIEPMIVDFEAMAVV from the coding sequence ATGAAGACCAGAGCCGACCTGTTCGCCTTCTTCGACGCCCACGGGGTCGACCACAAGACCCTCGACCACCCGCCGGTGTTCCGCGTCGAGGAGGGGCTGGAGATCAAGGCCGCCCTGCCCGGCGGCCACACCAAGAACCTGTTTCTCAAGGACGCCAAGGGCCAGCTGTGGCTGATCTCGGCGCTGGGCGAGACCAGGATCGACCTGAAGAAGCTGCATCACGTGATCGGCTCTGGCCGGCTGTCGTTCGGCCCCGAGGCGATGATGCTGGAAACCCTGGGCGTGACGCCCGGCTCGGTCACCGCCTTTGGCCTGATCAACGATACGGACAAGCGTGTCCGCTTCGTGCTGGACAAGGCCCTGGCCGACAGCGACCCGGTCAACTTCCACCCGCTGAAGAACGACGCCACCACCGCCGTCAGCCAGGCGGGCTTCCGCAAGTTCCTGGCGGCGCTTGAGATCGAGCCGATGATCGTCGATTTCGAGGCGATGGCCGTCGTCTGA
- a CDS encoding UbiH/UbiF/VisC/COQ6 family ubiquinone biosynthesis hydroxylase — translation MRAYDADVIIAGAGMAGATLALALKSGGLKPLLVDPQPFDAQLAPSFDGRSSAIAYSSFRQWRAIGAGESLEPHAQRIEQILVTDGRTPGAAARKPSASFLRFDSSEISGRIEGEPLGYLVENRQIRAALSKAVIEKDIPVIAPMAAKNLEVTAGAARLILSDGRALTAPLAVSAEGRGSVLRQAAGIGCIGWGYGQSGVVCTVKLERPHEGVAHEYFLPSGPFAILPLTENRASLVWTESTARGEALRHASPEMFHAHLMRRFGDFLGQVEVVGPTFVYPLSLLLAERMTAPRLALIGDAAHGVHPIAGQGLNLGLKDAAALAEVLVEAVRNGEDIGAEAVLERYARWRRFDTVTNALAFDAFVRIFSNDNPLLRAARGAGLAVVNRIAPARRFFMHEAGGGVGDLPKLLRGQRL, via the coding sequence ATGCGCGCTTACGATGCTGACGTGATCATCGCGGGCGCCGGCATGGCCGGCGCCACCCTGGCCCTGGCCCTGAAGTCCGGCGGTCTCAAGCCCTTGCTGGTCGATCCCCAGCCGTTCGACGCCCAGCTGGCGCCGAGCTTCGACGGGCGCAGCTCGGCCATCGCCTATTCCTCGTTCCGACAGTGGCGGGCGATCGGCGCCGGCGAGAGCCTGGAGCCGCACGCCCAGCGCATCGAGCAGATCCTGGTCACCGACGGCCGCACGCCCGGCGCGGCGGCCCGCAAGCCGTCGGCCTCGTTCCTGCGCTTCGATTCCAGCGAGATCTCCGGCCGCATCGAGGGCGAGCCGCTGGGCTATCTGGTCGAGAACCGCCAGATCCGCGCGGCGCTCTCCAAGGCCGTGATCGAAAAGGACATCCCGGTCATCGCCCCGATGGCGGCCAAGAACCTGGAGGTCACGGCGGGCGCGGCGCGGCTGATCCTGTCGGACGGTCGGGCCCTGACCGCGCCGCTCGCCGTCAGCGCCGAGGGGCGCGGCTCGGTGCTGCGCCAGGCGGCCGGCATCGGCTGCATCGGCTGGGGCTATGGCCAGAGCGGCGTGGTCTGCACGGTGAAGCTGGAGCGTCCCCACGAGGGGGTGGCCCACGAATATTTCCTGCCCAGCGGACCGTTCGCCATCCTGCCCTTGACCGAGAACCGCGCCAGCCTGGTCTGGACCGAGAGCACCGCGCGCGGCGAGGCCCTGCGCCACGCTTCGCCGGAGATGTTCCACGCCCACCTGATGCGCCGGTTCGGCGATTTCCTGGGTCAGGTCGAGGTGGTGGGGCCGACCTTCGTCTATCCGCTGTCGCTGCTGCTGGCCGAGCGCATGACCGCGCCGCGCCTGGCTCTGATCGGCGACGCCGCCCACGGGGTGCACCCGATCGCGGGGCAGGGGCTTAACCTGGGTCTGAAGGACGCGGCGGCGCTCGCCGAAGTGCTGGTTGAGGCCGTCCGCAACGGCGAGGACATCGGCGCCGAGGCTGTGCTGGAGCGCTACGCCCGCTGGCGGCGGTTCGACACCGTCACCAACGCTCTCGCCTTCGACGCCTTCGTGCGGATCTTCTCGAACGACAATCCGCTGCTGCGCGCCGCGCGCGGCGCGGGCCTGGCGGTGGTCAACCGCATCGCCCCGGCGCGTCGGTTCTTCATGCACGAGGCCGGCGGCGGGGTCGGGGATTTGCCGAAGCTGCTGCGGGGGCAGAGGCTTTGA
- a CDS encoding amidohydrolase family protein, with protein sequence MDRRLTALAALLLMSGSALPQMALSQTASPSAASAAKPDKPEKWNVNAPQGVATREVRIAVDNGTWMNVDVSRDGKMIAFDLLGDIYVMPIAGGTPTRIAEGLAYDQQPRFSPDGKRIAFTSDRGGGDNIWVMNLDGSDKRQLTKEDFRLLNQPSWSPDGRFIVAKKHFTTSRSLGTGEVWVYHVSGGGGVQLVKRASEALQKELGEPIYAADGKSVFYTRNVTPGPIFEYAQDSNTTLFNIERYDLETGEVTTAVSGLGGSVRPTPSPDGSKIAFVRRERTKSKLYVKDLVSGEERKIYDALDQDVQETWAVTGVYPNMAWTPDGASVVFWAGGKIRRVNVADGASSVIPFKIDDTRVVVDATHPQVEVAPDRFATKMPRWASVSPDGKSVVFETLGKLWIKSTSGGEPRRLVSSDEAEFELYPSWSRDGRTIVFVGWTDASLGRLRTVAASGGAAKDVIAQPGHYGAPRFSPDGKTIVFERRGGGGLTSPRWSQDPGVYRVAASGGVPVRISRGGGDPQFGASNDRVFMLMSEKDKRQLVSTDLNGQAKRVHASGDMVNAYQVSPDGRNVAFRQNYEAFVMPLMPGTQEVAVDQKGGPLPVTRVSAEGADFINWSKDGKQVHWSMGPTLFTAETDALYANAPAADGAGKDDGKFKPVKTGLSLSMEAVADKPTGVVALTGARIVTMADKSGGIIDNGVIVIKGDRIVAVGPKAGTPVPADAKVVDVAGKTIIPGLVDAHAHGPQGDDDLVPQQNWSAMANLAMGTTTIHDPSSRAAEIFVAAELQRAGKILAPRTFSTGEIIYGAKAAGVYAEINSLDDALAHVRRLKSQGANSVKNYNQPRREQRQMVVVAAQKEGMEVVPEGGSLYAMDVTLVQDGNATVEHNLPVDRFYDDIVSLWSQTKTNYTPTLVVAYGGLAADPYWRQHMDVWTHPLLSKHAPPALLAARNVRRQAAPEEDYVDAATAREAKKLADRGVQVAIGAHGQQAGLGPHWELWSFVRGGWSPVEALAAGTINAARSLGYAKDVGSLEAGKLADLLVLDADPTVDIRNSDKLFRVMLGGRLYDPATLNETVTGKRVRQPYWWERSGETWSGGQGGADHTDDVG encoded by the coding sequence ATGGATCGTCGGCTGACGGCGCTGGCCGCCTTGTTGTTGATGTCGGGCTCGGCCCTGCCGCAGATGGCCCTGTCGCAGACGGCGTCGCCCAGCGCCGCGAGCGCGGCCAAGCCCGACAAGCCCGAGAAGTGGAACGTCAACGCGCCCCAGGGCGTCGCCACGCGCGAAGTGCGCATCGCGGTCGACAACGGCACCTGGATGAATGTCGACGTCTCGCGCGACGGCAAGATGATCGCCTTCGACCTGCTGGGCGACATCTATGTCATGCCGATCGCGGGCGGGACGCCGACGCGGATCGCCGAAGGCCTGGCCTACGACCAGCAGCCGCGCTTCTCGCCCGACGGCAAGCGCATCGCCTTCACCTCGGACCGCGGCGGCGGCGACAACATCTGGGTGATGAACCTCGACGGAAGCGACAAGCGCCAGCTGACCAAGGAGGACTTCCGCCTTCTGAACCAGCCCAGCTGGAGCCCGGACGGCCGCTTCATCGTGGCCAAGAAGCACTTCACCACCAGTCGCTCGCTGGGCACCGGCGAGGTCTGGGTCTACCACGTCTCGGGCGGCGGCGGCGTCCAGCTGGTCAAGCGCGCCAGCGAGGCGCTGCAGAAGGAGCTGGGCGAGCCGATCTACGCGGCCGACGGCAAGAGCGTCTTCTACACCCGCAACGTCACGCCCGGGCCGATCTTCGAATACGCCCAGGACTCCAACACCACCCTGTTCAACATCGAGCGCTACGACCTGGAGACCGGCGAGGTGACGACCGCCGTCTCGGGCCTGGGCGGTTCGGTGCGCCCGACGCCGTCGCCGGACGGAAGCAAGATCGCCTTCGTGCGTCGCGAGCGGACCAAGTCCAAGCTCTATGTGAAGGACCTGGTCTCGGGCGAGGAGCGCAAGATCTACGACGCCCTGGACCAGGACGTGCAGGAGACCTGGGCGGTCACCGGCGTCTATCCGAACATGGCCTGGACGCCGGACGGCGCTAGCGTGGTGTTCTGGGCCGGCGGCAAGATCCGGCGCGTCAACGTCGCGGATGGCGCGTCCAGCGTGATCCCGTTCAAGATCGACGACACCCGCGTGGTGGTCGACGCGACCCATCCGCAGGTCGAGGTCGCTCCCGACCGCTTCGCCACCAAGATGCCGCGCTGGGCCAGCGTCTCGCCGGACGGCAAGTCGGTGGTGTTCGAGACCCTGGGCAAGCTCTGGATCAAGTCCACGTCGGGCGGCGAGCCGCGCCGGCTGGTCTCGAGCGACGAGGCCGAGTTCGAGCTTTACCCGTCGTGGTCGCGCGACGGCCGCACCATCGTCTTCGTCGGCTGGACCGACGCGAGCCTGGGACGCCTGCGCACGGTGGCGGCCAGCGGCGGCGCGGCCAAGGACGTGATCGCTCAGCCGGGCCACTACGGCGCGCCGCGCTTTTCGCCGGACGGCAAGACCATCGTGTTCGAGCGCCGGGGCGGCGGGGGCCTGACCTCGCCCCGCTGGTCGCAGGATCCGGGTGTGTACCGCGTGGCGGCCTCTGGCGGCGTTCCGGTGCGGATTTCGCGCGGCGGCGGCGATCCGCAGTTCGGCGCCTCCAACGACCGCGTGTTCATGCTGATGTCCGAGAAGGACAAGCGGCAGCTGGTCAGCACCGACCTGAACGGCCAGGCCAAGCGCGTCCACGCCAGCGGCGACATGGTCAACGCCTATCAGGTCTCGCCCGACGGCCGGAACGTCGCCTTCCGCCAGAACTACGAGGCCTTCGTCATGCCGCTGATGCCCGGGACCCAGGAGGTCGCGGTCGATCAGAAGGGCGGTCCGCTGCCGGTGACGCGGGTCAGCGCCGAGGGCGCGGACTTCATCAACTGGTCCAAGGACGGCAAGCAGGTCCATTGGAGCATGGGGCCGACCCTGTTCACGGCCGAGACCGACGCGCTCTACGCCAACGCCCCCGCCGCCGACGGCGCGGGCAAGGACGACGGCAAGTTCAAGCCGGTCAAGACCGGCCTGTCGCTGTCGATGGAGGCGGTCGCCGACAAGCCGACCGGCGTCGTGGCCCTGACCGGCGCGCGCATCGTCACCATGGCCGACAAGAGCGGCGGGATCATCGACAACGGCGTGATCGTCATCAAGGGCGACCGCATCGTCGCGGTGGGGCCGAAGGCCGGCACGCCCGTGCCCGCCGACGCCAAGGTGGTCGACGTCGCGGGCAAGACCATCATCCCCGGCCTCGTCGACGCCCACGCCCACGGGCCGCAGGGCGATGACGACCTGGTGCCGCAGCAGAACTGGTCGGCGATGGCCAACCTGGCCATGGGGACGACGACGATCCACGATCCCTCGTCCCGCGCCGCCGAGATCTTCGTCGCCGCCGAGCTGCAGCGCGCCGGCAAGATCCTGGCGCCCCGCACCTTCTCGACGGGCGAGATCATCTACGGCGCCAAGGCGGCTGGCGTTTATGCCGAGATCAATAGCCTGGACGACGCCCTGGCCCATGTCCGCCGGCTGAAGTCGCAAGGCGCCAACAGCGTCAAGAACTACAACCAGCCTCGCCGCGAGCAGCGCCAGATGGTCGTGGTCGCGGCCCAGAAGGAGGGCATGGAGGTCGTGCCCGAGGGCGGGTCGCTGTACGCCATGGACGTGACCCTGGTCCAGGACGGCAACGCCACCGTCGAGCACAACCTGCCGGTGGACCGCTTCTACGACGACATCGTCAGCCTGTGGTCGCAGACCAAGACCAACTACACCCCGACCCTGGTCGTGGCCTATGGCGGTCTGGCGGCCGACCCGTACTGGCGCCAGCACATGGACGTCTGGACCCATCCGCTGCTGTCCAAGCACGCGCCGCCGGCCCTGCTGGCGGCCCGCAACGTGCGCCGCCAGGCCGCTCCGGAAGAGGACTATGTCGACGCCGCCACCGCGCGCGAGGCCAAGAAGCTGGCCGATCGCGGCGTCCAGGTCGCGATCGGAGCGCACGGCCAGCAGGCGGGTCTTGGCCCGCACTGGGAGCTGTGGTCGTTCGTGCGGGGCGGCTGGAGCCCGGTCGAGGCCCTGGCCGCGGGCACGATCAACGCGGCCCGCTCGCTGGGCTACGCCAAGGACGTCGGGTCGCTGGAGGCGGGCAAGCTGGCCGACCTGCTGGTGCTCGACGCCGATCCCACCGTCGACATCCGCAACAGCGACAAGCTGTTCCGCGTGATGCTGGGCGGCCGGCTCTACGACCCGGCGACCCTGAACGAGACGGTGACGGGCAAGCGCGTCCGCCAGCCGTACTGGTGGGAGCGCTCGGGTGAGACCTGGAGCGGCGGCCAAGGCGGCGCTGATCACACCGACGACGTCGGGTAG
- a CDS encoding DUF6065 family protein, with the protein MELECYPTENRPPEIVPGRPQRAWMDRFAERHPYRCLPLTMANTTGWDILCPVGFSMTWDGGAHQECIKFQPDHPYPGFQDFVKSHFTRGVVTFHTGYLFRTPPGWSVMAMGPPNHIKDGIQPLAGVIETDWLPFPFTMNWMFTRPGTVRFEKGETFCFIMLIQDKPMEAFQPVIRSMNSNPELRRQYDVWAEKRTEFNNLIFKRDPEATKEAWQRFYFKGEYPEEIKAEAPSHHVNKRRLKSPKLGV; encoded by the coding sequence ATGGAACTGGAGTGCTATCCCACCGAGAACCGTCCGCCCGAGATCGTGCCGGGCCGGCCGCAGCGCGCCTGGATGGACCGGTTCGCCGAGCGCCACCCCTATCGCTGCCTGCCGCTGACCATGGCCAACACCACCGGCTGGGACATCCTCTGCCCGGTCGGCTTCTCGATGACCTGGGACGGCGGGGCGCACCAGGAGTGCATCAAGTTCCAGCCCGACCACCCCTATCCAGGCTTCCAGGACTTCGTGAAGTCGCACTTCACCCGAGGTGTCGTGACCTTCCACACCGGCTATCTGTTCCGCACGCCGCCGGGCTGGTCGGTGATGGCCATGGGGCCGCCCAACCACATCAAGGACGGCATCCAGCCCCTGGCCGGGGTGATCGAGACCGACTGGCTGCCGTTCCCCTTCACGATGAACTGGATGTTCACCCGCCCGGGCACGGTGCGGTTCGAGAAGGGCGAGACCTTCTGTTTCATCATGCTGATCCAGGACAAGCCGATGGAGGCCTTCCAGCCGGTGATCCGCTCGATGAACTCCAATCCGGAGCTCCGCCGCCAATACGACGTCTGGGCCGAGAAGCGCACCGAGTTCAACAACCTGATCTTCAAGCGCGACCCCGAGGCCACCAAGGAGGCCTGGCAGCGCTTCTACTTCAAGGGCGAATACCCCGAGGAGATCAAGGCCGAGGCCCCCAGCCACCACGTCAACAAGCGTCGCCTGAAGTCCCCCAAGCTGGGCGTCTAG
- the trxA gene encoding thioredoxin, with the protein MSLIGEKPAAPASGKSDHIKDGSDATFMADVIEASKTQPVIVDFWATWCGPCRQLTPTIEKVVNAANGAVKLVKIDVDANPAFAGQLRVQSIPTVYAFVDGRPVDAFQGALPESQVKAFVEKLAKAGGGESPLDELIALGKESLEIGDVGGAAQAFAQALQTDPTNVKALGGMARAYVMGGDLEGAAEVVAMAPADAKDPDLDAARAALALAQEAPSETAAFEQRLAADPDDHEARFELAKALAGAGRLQAAADHLLTIIARDRAWNDEAARKQLLTVFEAAGPTSEVAKQGRRKLSSILFS; encoded by the coding sequence ATGTCCCTGATCGGCGAAAAGCCCGCCGCCCCCGCCTCGGGCAAGAGCGACCACATCAAGGATGGCTCGGACGCCACCTTCATGGCCGACGTCATCGAAGCGTCGAAGACCCAGCCGGTCATCGTCGACTTCTGGGCGACGTGGTGCGGCCCGTGCCGCCAGCTGACCCCGACGATCGAGAAGGTCGTCAACGCGGCGAACGGCGCGGTGAAGCTCGTGAAGATCGACGTCGACGCCAATCCCGCCTTCGCCGGCCAGCTGCGCGTGCAGTCGATCCCGACCGTCTACGCCTTCGTCGATGGGCGCCCGGTGGACGCCTTCCAGGGCGCTCTGCCCGAGAGCCAGGTCAAGGCCTTCGTCGAGAAGCTCGCCAAGGCCGGCGGCGGCGAGAGCCCGCTCGACGAGCTGATCGCGCTCGGCAAGGAATCGCTGGAGATCGGCGACGTCGGCGGCGCGGCCCAGGCCTTCGCCCAGGCCCTGCAGACCGACCCGACCAATGTGAAGGCCCTCGGCGGCATGGCCCGCGCCTATGTGATGGGCGGCGACCTGGAGGGCGCGGCCGAGGTCGTGGCCATGGCCCCCGCAGACGCCAAGGATCCCGACCTCGACGCCGCCCGCGCCGCCCTGGCCCTGGCGCAAGAGGCTCCCTCCGAAACGGCGGCCTTCGAACAGCGCCTGGCCGCCGATCCCGACGACCACGAGGCCCGCTTCGAACTGGCCAAGGCCCTGGCCGGCGCCGGGCGCCTGCAGGCCGCCGCCGACCACCTCCTGACCATCATCGCCCGCGACCGCGCCTGGAACGACGAGGCCGCCCGCAAACAGCTGCTGACCGTGTTCGAGGCCGCCGGCCCGACCTCGGAAGTCGCCAAACAAGGGCGACGGAAGCTATCCTCGATCCTGTTTAGCTAG